In Danaus plexippus chromosome 8, MEX_DaPlex, whole genome shotgun sequence, the sequence gttatattgtgaaaaatctttttctttttttttcatatctctTAATTCCAAGTAcctaaattttgaaaaaaccgtttattatttaattctagtaTTAGCTTAACAttgatttaagttttaaaattcaatagcaatataaaaaaatacattgatgtAGGAATGATGCAAGACATACGGATATAAATGAAGCATATAGAGGAGAGAAACTGAATGATGTATGTTCTCTCGTGGCCCGCAGCACGCGGCATACAGccaattatgaaattatattgataaataaataggcTCATGGAAATTAAATGATTCTTCAGAGTGGAGTATATGTCTGTATGGAAACATTACAATATGCAACAATTATGTTTTCTTATCATTCTGAAGTACTACCAGAAGCTGGACTTTTATATGTGTTATGATAAGATTAAGTTACCCAATGTGGAAggttatattgataatttaaaattctaagaCTCATTACGTATTAACgctataactttaatatattttatcttgatattattaacattacaagatcatttcaaataaagaatttttcatatatctaCCTACGAATAGAATATGAAACATATCCCAACtgcgttttaataaaattaaactcaatTTTTTAATGCACTACAATCGTAAtacagattaaattttttcgcAGGTCTTCACAATTACGCCATCAGACAGAACCACAGGTTAACCTCGATTGATTCTTAAATTTTCTggctttattattgtttattttaatgcacCATGCACTTCTTTAATGAAATCAGAGACCTTTTCACCAAGCATCATGGTAGGGGCATTTGTATTTCCACTAACAATGTATGGCATTATACTAGTATCGGTGACTCTCAAACCTTTGACGCCTCGGACTAGTAATCGACTGTCTACAACGGACCCAAGCGCACATGTCCCTGAGTAATGGGTCATGTTATTCAATGTACACTGTATATAGCACGTCCAGTAATCTTTACTGCCAAATTTGAAACCCTTACACATATTACCAACTATGTCTATCATTTGcgcattatttttcttaaagtaaGAAGTGTGTGTTAGGCGGAGATAGTCTTCGATGTATCTTATTGTGTTAACGAGATCTTCTTCTTCCGATAAATAACCTGTGTAAACTAAGGGATGATCAAATGGATTGACACTACGTAACAAAATTTCTCCGCGAGATTTCGGATGAAGGTCTGTTATTAATGTCTCAATAACCGTGCTTTCTTTagcataattataaatactatcaCTTACATTATCAGAATACTGATACACAAAAGAGTAAAGTTGAAGTAAGTCTTTAGCTCCGtcatctataatattaattgttgatTCATAATCCGGGTATGACTGTGATTTGTTTAGAGCAACGAAGCCGACTATGTTTGAGTACGGATAAACATGTGGGTTGAAAGGTTTgggaaaagatttttttttatttttttgcaatgtatgtaatattggTATGGCAAGATGATCTTGAAGATTTTTTCCAACCGGTAAGTTAGCAATAACATCGATATTTAACGTCCGTAAATGATCTTTAGGACCAATACCTGACAGCATCAACAATTGTGGAGATTTCAAGGCGCCTGCTGATACAATTATTTCTTTAGTTGCTTTTAGAgtcactttttttattttattctctgCAACTACCTCTACAGCATAAGCTCTTTTATCGtcgttgaataatatttttgttgctacggtattttttaatatatataagttaggTCTATTTCTAGCGAGCCCTAAAAATCTGTATCCTGTACTTTGACGATAGCCATCTGCAATCGTAAAAAATACATCGCTATAGCCTAACGTTTTATTGGCATTGTAATCCATAGTAACGGGGATACCGTCTTCCTTTAAGGAACGTAGAAATCTTCTTGTGTTGTTATCTATACTTCTTGTGATGCCAATTTCACCGTGTCTTCCATGAAGCTTCCCAGTAGCAGATTTCAAGACATCCTTGTCAAGCATTCTTTCACTTTTAATGAAGTAAGGGAGGACATTTTCCCATTTCCAAGTTTCATCATCGACCAACTGCGCCCAGCGATTGTAATCGTAGGGATTGCCTCGCACGTAATACATGCAATTGATGGAGCTACTTCCTCCAAGCACGCGACCACTAAACTGAGGTATGACTTTGTCTTTTCTGCATTGGGCCGTTGTGCCATCGTATTGTGAAGTTATATTCCAATCTAAACGAGAGTGATATGTATACGATGACAG encodes:
- the LOC116774018 gene encoding ecdysone oxidase-like isoform X2, which encodes MQLIILDKMDPETAVSNAVTVQLALKVIALTLDLTAYLFPKQCDVNDDDTFDFIIIGAGSAGSVIANRLSEIEYFKVLIIEAGGDPPLEVMYPGLSSYTYHSRLDWNITSQYDGTTAQCRKDKVIPQFSGRVLGGSSSINCMYYVRGNPYDYNRWAQLVDDETWKWENVLPYFIKSERMLDKDVLKSATGKLHGRHGEIGITRSIDNNTRRFLRSLKEDGIPVTMDYNANKTLGYSDVFFTIADGYRQSTGYRFLGLARNRPNLYILKNTVATKILFNDDKRAYAVEVVAENKIKKVTLKATKEIIVSAGALKSPQLLMLSGIGPKDHLRTLNIDVIANLPVGKNLQDHLAIPILHTLQKNKKKSFPKPFNPHVYPYSNIVGFVALNKSQSYPDYESTINIIDDGAKDLLQLYSFVYQYSDNVSDSIYNYAKESTVIETLITDLHPKSRGEILLRSVNPFDHPLVYTGYLSEEEDLVNTIRYIEDYLRLTHTSYFKKNNAQMIDIVGNMCKGFKFGSKDYWTCYIQCTLNNMTHYSGTCALGSVVDSRLLVRGVKGLRVTDTSIMPYIVSGNTNAPTMMLGEKVSDFIKEVHGALK
- the LOC116774018 gene encoding ecdysone oxidase-like isoform X1 — its product is MDISWTSAIGMDPETAVSNAVTVQLALKVIALTLDLTAYLFPKQCDVNDDDTFDFIIIGAGSAGSVIANRLSEIEYFKVLIIEAGGDPPLEVMYPGLSSYTYHSRLDWNITSQYDGTTAQCRKDKVIPQFSGRVLGGSSSINCMYYVRGNPYDYNRWAQLVDDETWKWENVLPYFIKSERMLDKDVLKSATGKLHGRHGEIGITRSIDNNTRRFLRSLKEDGIPVTMDYNANKTLGYSDVFFTIADGYRQSTGYRFLGLARNRPNLYILKNTVATKILFNDDKRAYAVEVVAENKIKKVTLKATKEIIVSAGALKSPQLLMLSGIGPKDHLRTLNIDVIANLPVGKNLQDHLAIPILHTLQKNKKKSFPKPFNPHVYPYSNIVGFVALNKSQSYPDYESTINIIDDGAKDLLQLYSFVYQYSDNVSDSIYNYAKESTVIETLITDLHPKSRGEILLRSVNPFDHPLVYTGYLSEEEDLVNTIRYIEDYLRLTHTSYFKKNNAQMIDIVGNMCKGFKFGSKDYWTCYIQCTLNNMTHYSGTCALGSVVDSRLLVRGVKGLRVTDTSIMPYIVSGNTNAPTMMLGEKVSDFIKEVHGALK
- the LOC116774018 gene encoding ecdysone oxidase-like isoform X3, whose amino-acid sequence is MDPETAVSNAVTVQLALKVIALTLDLTAYLFPKQCDVNDDDTFDFIIIGAGSAGSVIANRLSEIEYFKVLIIEAGGDPPLEVMYPGLSSYTYHSRLDWNITSQYDGTTAQCRKDKVIPQFSGRVLGGSSSINCMYYVRGNPYDYNRWAQLVDDETWKWENVLPYFIKSERMLDKDVLKSATGKLHGRHGEIGITRSIDNNTRRFLRSLKEDGIPVTMDYNANKTLGYSDVFFTIADGYRQSTGYRFLGLARNRPNLYILKNTVATKILFNDDKRAYAVEVVAENKIKKVTLKATKEIIVSAGALKSPQLLMLSGIGPKDHLRTLNIDVIANLPVGKNLQDHLAIPILHTLQKNKKKSFPKPFNPHVYPYSNIVGFVALNKSQSYPDYESTINIIDDGAKDLLQLYSFVYQYSDNVSDSIYNYAKESTVIETLITDLHPKSRGEILLRSVNPFDHPLVYTGYLSEEEDLVNTIRYIEDYLRLTHTSYFKKNNAQMIDIVGNMCKGFKFGSKDYWTCYIQCTLNNMTHYSGTCALGSVVDSRLLVRGVKGLRVTDTSIMPYIVSGNTNAPTMMLGEKVSDFIKEVHGALK